The genomic interval aaattaaaattaaaattaaaattaaaattaaaattaaaattaaaattaaaattaaaattaaaattaaaattaaaattaaaattaaaattaaaattagtcaCATACTTATCACGTACTaaaatttttctttaatttaaataaataattaaatacatttaatttattttttcccacgtaccaaagtacgtgATAAGTACGTgacaaattttaatttcaattaaaaaataaaatgaaaatttgtCACTTGTCACgtactaaaaaataaattttaattcaaataaataattaaataaattaaatttatttttttcacgtacTTAAGTATGTGATAAGTACGTGacaaatttcaatttcaattaaaatgaaaataaaatgcaaatgaaaatgaaaaattgtcACTTGTCACGtactaaaaaatacattttaatttaaataaataattaaatatatatttttttcccacgtACCTAAGTACGTGATAAGTACGtgacaaatgaaaatgaaaacgaAAATTTGTCACATActtatcacgtaccaaagtacgatataaaaaaataagtacttATCACATACTTATCATGTACTTCGCTACGTgataatttacatttaaaattttaattaaaaaactaaaattatattaggaaagcaggaagtgaacaaatgtaacagttactgattgtaaaagtaccagatggaggggtaggatttaataagctttgcttcttcctactccttttggacatgtggaactgtgaactgattatgtgatgcattcaattgtaatctgatgcatgttcaaatgaaattaaaccattagccaTTAGTAGCTGTGTtgttagcaacacacacacacacacacacacctgtcccGTGTAGAGAGGCGGGTTGTCTTCGTTTTCCGTGAAGAGGAACATGTCTATAAAATGGATGAGTATACTCGGGGCTATTTTGGACTGGGCTGGAGTGTAAGCGATCCACTTGAAGACCACCATAAACACCAGGTATCCGAACAGACACAGCATGAAGAACAGCTCCGGGATCAGCACCAGGAACACCCTGCTCACTTGGCCAAAATGCCTGCAGAGGAAAAATGGAGGACGGATGATGCGTTCAGGTACGCCAGGCAAAGCAACAGAAGTAGCAAAGTGTCGGAGGTCCACCTACACATAGTTGAAGAAGGACAAACAGACTCCAAAGGTCATGTGGATGATGCCGATGATGACGGACATCTTCATCTTGTATGAGTTGAGAAAGGTTAGCTTGTTGTTAGCCAAACCCCAAATCTGAAaaaaagctaacattagcttgaaGGTGTGAAGATGTGAAGATGATTAAGAGTCATACAGGATCAATGCCGAATGGATAAGGGCTGGTGAAGACACCGGTCACGTTCGGATCCATGGACAGGTACTGGTTCCCCGCCAGGACAGATGCACTACAGACGACACggacattattaaataaaaaaaaaaacgacataaataaaaatacaaaatactatCATAATAAAAgttctcacttccaaatgtttctcTCAAACATGGGCCTGACGTGCCACGCTGAGCTGAAGGTGCTGAGGCCTCGGCTGAAGCACTCGTTGTAAATGGCTCCCGTGTAGATGGAGAACAATCCCATCAGTAGGATCAGGTAGCGACCCCCGAACATCATCCTCCAGATCTTAGCCACAAAAAGACAAGATGAGACAATTTGTGGAAgaatacaaaacaacaaatatgcaTAATACAACCACAAGCATTAACCACCATTTTGGAAACATCCAAAGCggctataaaataataaaaattaaaaataaaaaactaaaaaattaaaataaatttaaaacatttttaaaaaattaaaaaaaaaaataattaaaaaaattaaaagaaattaaaaataaaaataataaatttgccATATTTGACATAGCCTTGAGCATTTATGTATAATTGTACggtcatataaaaaaataataaaaattaataaagtaaaaaaaaaaactaaaactatattatgaaagcaggaagtgaacaaatgtaacagttactgattgtaaaagtaccagatggaggggtaggatttaataagctttgcttcttcctactccttttggacatgtggaactgtgaactgattatgggatgcattcaattgtaaaaaataaagataaataaatgaataaaaaatttaaaataacaaataaaacaaaacataaaatatacaaaataaataatgaaaaataatttaaaataacaaataaaacaaaacataaaatatacaaaataaaaattaaataataaaaataaaaaatttaaacaaataaaaataacaaataaaacaaaacataaaatatacaaaataaaaaaataaataacaacaaataaataataaaatttgagtATTGCCTTgagtatttttgtataattgtatggtcatatcacctcgtacttcagtacgtgacaaaaataaataaataaaataaagtaaaaaaagaacctcaaactatattatgaaagcaggaagtgaacaaatgtaacatgttcaaatgaaattaaaccattaccataatcccGAACGtttaccccccaccccgcaaCTGTCCCAAAGTTCCCCCAAGAGTCAAAGTTAGTCAAATTGAGACGCTTTGACCCTGGAAGAGACTCGAACGAGGAAGTCATCCCAAAGCGGACTGAGGTCCACCTCGGAGATCTTccacagtattaaaaaaaaagccaattcaAAAGGGGTTTGTGCAAGTACCTCATTGTTGTTGCTTCTCAGTTTGGGGTCTTTCTCCTCCAGGACCATCCAGAGGGCAGCCAAGGTCATCAGCACACCGTGACCCACATCCCCAAACATGACGGCAAACAGGAAGGGGAATGTAATGATGGTGTACACCGCTGTAGATAGAAAGATTAAgtaccacagaagaagaagggcGTGTTTGGTAACGTTTGTTCGAGGTGACGCACCAGGATTGACTTCCCGATAGCTCGCCACTCCGTAGGCATCCACGATGTTCTGGAAGCCGGCGGTGAAGGAGTTAATGGGAAACAAGGTAGGCGGGGATGCAGATGACGGCAAGCGGTTGTAGAAGGAGTCGACGCCGCTGCCGCTTTTTCTCTGAGGAGACGCAGGAAGTTTAAAAAGGGGGGTCACATGTGGACGACATGTAGCGTCTCATGTTTTTGTGTCTCACCCCTCCCTCTCTGAGGGCGCTCTGCAGCTCGGGGAGCTTAGCGACGGGACACCACGCCTCGGCAATCAGGCACTTGTCAGTGACGGAGGGGCTGCAGAGGTTCAGGACCATCTGGACCGCCTTGCACTTCTGGACGCGGACCTTCCACTGGGGCAGCACGGCCACCGCACGCATCAGGAGCTGCTGCAGGAAGGACTCCGTCTGAGAAAGCACCTGCAGGAGATTTAGACACGACTGAGAATGgaagcaaaaatggggaaatcAGATAAAAACTATAAAAGGTTTGACGTACAGATTTGATATCTTCAATTCTTCCTTGAAGACCCTGGAGAATCTCCTCTCTTTCAGCCGTGCTCTCCGGATACGCAAAGGTCTGTGTGCGGAAACTAAAGCAAAGGGGAACAAATACAGTCACATGATGCCTGGTACTATTAAGGGTACATTTACTTGGACAGATATaatgatatggtaatggttttatttcatttgaacatgcatcagattacaattgaatgcatcacataatcagttcacagttccacatgtccaaaaggagtaggaagaagcaaagcttattaaatcctacccctccatctggtacttttacaatcagtaactgttacatttgttcacttcctgctttctaaatatgattttaattcattcattcattttctaccgcttttttcctcacgagggtcgctgggtgctggagcctatcccagctgtctttgtgcgagaggcggggtacaccctggactggtgtccagccaatcacagggcacatatagacaaacaaccattcacactcacattcatacctatggacaatttggagtcgctaattaacctagcatgtttttggaatgtgggaggaaaccagagtacccggagaaaacccacatatgcacagggagaacatgcaaactccacacagagatggccgagggtggggaaagacaaaataagaagccaaaaagttaccacttccacacaaagtaGGAGGAgaacgcattcattcattcattttttattgcttatcctcaggagagttgcggggggtgctggagcctatcccagctgtctttgggcgagactggtggccagccaatcacagggcacatatagacaaacaaccattcacactcacattcatacttatggacaatttggagtcgctaattaacctagcatgtttttggaatgtgggaggaaaccggagtacccggagaaaacccacgcatgcacggggagaacatgcaaactccacacagagatggccgagggtagaattgaaccctggtctcctatctgtgaggtctgcgcgctaaccactagaccaccgtgccactaGACGATCTTTGTATTGTGACCAATTCTCCACGACTGTAGATAACAATCTGTACAGTAAGAGTGTAAAGATTTACCCACCAGTCACATATCTTCTTCACTTTCTGGCCAATCTGATCCCCCCAATAGGAAATAAGGAATACTGTCCACTGCACCATCTCTCCctataaaagaaaaacatcccATGGAAAAATGCACGTGATCCCCGTTCTCTTTGACCCACTTCCTACCGTGTCTGGGTGCTCGAGACGATCCTCCATTTCTCGGAAATCCACGATAATATAACCGCGACACGCCCGCCACAGCAAGCGCTCGAATGACGGGACCCTCCATGGGTGGACCACGCCCGCAACAAAACTGAGAGAGATGAGTTTCCATTTTGgtaatacataaaatgtacttCCTGTTGCGTCCTTTATCATTGCTTTACGGTATTTTGTGTGATTTGATGCCACGTACCTTAGGTGGACATCATGGCG from Doryrhamphus excisus isolate RoL2022-K1 chromosome 23, RoL_Dexc_1.0, whole genome shotgun sequence carries:
- the tcirg1b gene encoding T cell immune regulator 1, ATPase H+ transporting V0 subunit a3b, producing MGSMFRSEEVCLVQLFLQSGSAYNCVSELGELGLVEFRDLNPNVNAFQRKFVGEVRRCEELEKTFSFLEQEINRSLSPPLNGRLPPPCPTPSAPQPRELITIEEESERLARELREVSRNRDSLRAQLTQLCQYRGVLTRTHSLTATQAPPSMLENQGLFDNRHDVHLSFVAGVVHPWRVPSFERLLWRACRGYIIVDFREMEDRLEHPDTGEMVQWTVFLISYWGDQIGQKVKKICDCFRTQTFAYPESTAEREEILQGLQGRIEDIKSVLSQTESFLQQLLMRAVAVLPQWKVRVQKCKAVQMVLNLCSPSVTDKCLIAEAWCPVAKLPELQSALREGGRKSGSGVDSFYNRLPSSASPPTLFPINSFTAGFQNIVDAYGVASYREVNPAVYTIITFPFLFAVMFGDVGHGVLMTLAALWMVLEEKDPKLRSNNNEIWRMMFGGRYLILLMGLFSIYTGAIYNECFSRGLSTFSSAWHVRPMFERNIWNASVLAGNQYLSMDPNVTGVFTSPYPFGIDPIWGLANNKLTFLNSYKMKMSVIIGIIHMTFGVCLSFFNYVHFGQVSRVFLVLIPELFFMLCLFGYLVFMVVFKWIAYTPAQSKIAPSILIHFIDMFLFTENEDNPPLYTGQGIVQKVLVVLALCSVPVLLFGKPLFEYMTHKGRRRPLPQEEDRRPLVADESSINTRQGETDRGSAEVEEFDAADVFMHQAIHTIEYCLGCISNTASYLRLWALSLAHAQLSEVLWVMVMRVALKWQGYVGSAVLFVVFAFFAVLTISILLVMEGLSAFLHALRLHWVEFQNKFYSGTGYKLNPFSFSSLINASAAI